TGGATACTTACCCGGCATTCTCCCCGTTGTTGGTGGAACTGCTGCAAGAAGCGTGGCTGCTTTCGACTACCGAACTGAATCAGACTGAACTGCGCTCCGGTGCCATGCTGGTCGCGGCCCTGACTCAGGCTGACCGTTATCTGTCCCCAAAACTGGCGTCTCTGCTGGCCGATATTAACCGCGAAAGTCTGAAGAAACATTTTGATGCCATCGTCGCAGACTCGGCGGAAACTGAGGTGGAGAAACCGGCTAAAGGGGCGGCGGCACAAGCGCTGTCCTGTGCCACATCGCCGCTGGACAAATACTGCACCAACGTGACCGAACAGGCACGTAAGCAGGAACTCGATCCGGTCCTGTGCCGTGAAAATGAGCTGAATCTGATGATCGATATCCTGTGTCGCCGTCGCAAAAACAACCCGATCGTGGTGGGTGATGCCGGTGTGGGTAAAAGTGCGATGATAGAGGGCCTGGCACTGCGCGTGGTGGCGGGTACGGTGCCGACTCAACTGCAGAAAGTTGAGTTGCTGTCGCTTGATCTTGGCCTGCTGCAAGCGGGGGCTTCGGTCAAAGGTGAATTTGAGAAACGCCTGAAAGGCGTGATTGACGCTATCAAGAATGCGCCCAATCCGGTGATTCTGTTTATCGACGAAGCACATACCCTGATTGGCTCTGGCAATCAGGAAGGCGGCAGTGATGCCGCTAACCTGCTGAAGCCGGCACTGGCACGTGGTGAACTGAGCACCATCGCGGCGACTACCTGGAAAGAATACAAGAAGTACTTTGAAAAAGACCCGGCCCTGACCCGTCGTTTTCAACTGGTTAAGCTGGAAGAGCCAAGCATTGAGCAGGCGGTCGACATTTTACGTGGCCTGAATAGTGTGTATGAGAAAGCGCACAACGTGCTGATCACTGATGAAGCGCTCAAAGCCGCTGCTGAGCTGTCGGCGCGTTATATTTCGGGTCGTCAACTGCCGGATAAAGCCATTGATGTGCTGGATACCGCGTGCGCGCGGATTGCGATTAACATGACCACGCCGCCAAAACGTCTGGCGCAGTTAGAAACTGCGTGTCACCAGCGTCAGCTGGAAATCGACATGCTGCAACGTGCCCATTACCTCGGCCAGAGTGCGGACTTGGGCCGTCTGGATGAACTGCGCTCGCAAGAGCTGGCGGACGAAGCTGAGAAGCAGACTCTGACTGAGAGCTGGCAACAGCAAAAACAGCGGGTTGAGACCATTATTGACCTGCGTGCGCAACTGCTGGATCTGGCCAAACAGGAGGATGCGGATGAAGAGACTCGTGACAGTCTGCATGCTGATCTGCAGTCACATTATCTGGCCCTGCAAGCGATTCCGCATCAGGAAGTATTGATGCATGCGCAAGTCGACGCCGAGCAGATAGCCGAAGTCATTGCGGACTGGACCGGCGTACCGGTTGATCAAATGAACAGCGATGAACTGCATAAAATCACCCATTTAACTGAGATCCTGGGCCGCTCCATTAAAGGTCAGGATATCGCTATTGAACGTGTGCACCGTAATCTGCTCACCGCCCGTGCAGACCTGCGCCGTCCGGGGCGTCCGAAAGGGGCGTTCCTGCTGGTTGGTCCGAGTGGGGTTGGTAAAACCGAAACCGTGGTCCAGCTCGCAGAGCAGTTGTATGGCGGCAAACAGTTCCTGACCA
This Vibrio ostreae DNA region includes the following protein-coding sequences:
- the tssH gene encoding type VI secretion system ATPase TssH, which encodes MIRIELPTLISKLNAQSKLALEQAASLCIERQHPEVTFAHFLDVVTDNPLSDVRLVIKQAGLDVEAVKQAITSGYAREQALDTYPAFSPLLVELLQEAWLLSTTELNQTELRSGAMLVAALTQADRYLSPKLASLLADINRESLKKHFDAIVADSAETEVEKPAKGAAAQALSCATSPLDKYCTNVTEQARKQELDPVLCRENELNLMIDILCRRRKNNPIVVGDAGVGKSAMIEGLALRVVAGTVPTQLQKVELLSLDLGLLQAGASVKGEFEKRLKGVIDAIKNAPNPVILFIDEAHTLIGSGNQEGGSDAANLLKPALARGELSTIAATTWKEYKKYFEKDPALTRRFQLVKLEEPSIEQAVDILRGLNSVYEKAHNVLITDEALKAAAELSARYISGRQLPDKAIDVLDTACARIAINMTTPPKRLAQLETACHQRQLEIDMLQRAHYLGQSADLGRLDELRSQELADEAEKQTLTESWQQQKQRVETIIDLRAQLLDLAKQEDADEETRDSLHADLQSHYLALQAIPHQEVLMHAQVDAEQIAEVIADWTGVPVDQMNSDELHKITHLTEILGRSIKGQDIAIERVHRNLLTARADLRRPGRPKGAFLLVGPSGVGKTETVVQLAEQLYGGKQFLTTINMSEYQEKHTVSRLIGSPPGYVGYGEGGVLTEAIRKMPYSVVLLDEVEKAHPEVLNIFYQAFDKGELADGEGRLIDCQNIVFFLTSNLGYQTIVDYAEQPKQLDEALYPELAAFFKPALLARMEVIPYKPLSKEVLAEIVKGKLNRLETLFRERYNAEVVIEERLIDEILNRATRSENGARMLEAIIEGQLLPPVSLALLSKLAEQQPVHRIHLDAVEGEFIGEVD